Proteins encoded together in one Pseudomonas sp. Seg1 window:
- the argH gene encoding argininosuccinate lyase: MSTDKTNQSWGGRFSEPVDAFVARFTASVTFDQRLYRHDIMGSIAHATMLAKVGVLTDAERDSIIDGLNTIQGEIEAGQFDWRIDLEDVHMNIEARLTDRIGVTGKKLHTGRSRNDQVATDIRLWLRDEIDLILAEITRLQKGLLEQAEREAASIMPGFTHLQTAQPVTFGHHMLAWFEMLSRDYERLVDCRKRTNRMPLGSAALAGTTYPIDREYTAQLLGFDAVGGNSLDNVSDRDFAIEFCSAASIAMMHLSRFSEELVLWTSAQFQFIDLPDRFCTGSSIMPQKKNPDVPELVRGKTGRVFGALMGLLTLMKGQPLAYNKDNQEDKEPLFDAADTLRDSLRAFADMIPAIKPKHAIMREAALRGFSTATDLADYLVRRGLPFRDCHEIVGHAVKYGVDTGKDLAEMSLEELRQFSDQIEQDVFAVLTLEGSVNARDHIGGTAPAQVKAAVVRGQALIASR, from the coding sequence ATGAGCACTGACAAGACCAATCAGTCCTGGGGCGGCCGCTTCAGTGAACCCGTCGACGCCTTCGTCGCCCGCTTCACCGCCTCCGTCACTTTCGACCAGCGCCTGTATCGCCACGACATCATGGGCTCGATCGCCCACGCCACCATGCTGGCCAAGGTCGGCGTGCTGACCGATGCCGAGCGCGACAGCATCATCGACGGCCTGAACACCATTCAGGGTGAAATCGAGGCTGGCCAGTTCGACTGGCGCATCGACCTCGAAGACGTGCACATGAACATCGAAGCACGCCTGACCGACCGCATCGGCGTCACCGGCAAGAAACTCCACACCGGGCGTAGCCGCAACGACCAGGTCGCTACCGACATCCGCCTGTGGCTGCGTGACGAAATCGATCTGATCCTCGCCGAAATCACCCGTCTGCAAAAAGGCCTGCTGGAGCAGGCCGAGCGCGAAGCCGCGAGCATCATGCCGGGCTTCACCCACTTGCAGACCGCACAACCCGTGACCTTCGGGCACCACATGCTGGCCTGGTTCGAAATGCTCAGCCGCGACTACGAGCGTCTGGTCGACTGCCGCAAGCGCACCAACCGCATGCCGTTGGGCAGCGCCGCGCTGGCCGGCACCACTTACCCGATCGACCGTGAATACACCGCACAGCTGCTGGGCTTCGACGCCGTCGGCGGCAACTCGCTGGACAACGTGTCCGATCGCGACTTCGCCATCGAATTCTGCTCGGCTGCGAGCATCGCGATGATGCACCTGTCGCGTTTCTCCGAAGAGCTGGTGCTATGGACCAGCGCGCAGTTCCAGTTCATCGATCTGCCGGATCGCTTCTGCACCGGCAGCTCGATCATGCCGCAAAAGAAAAACCCGGACGTGCCAGAGCTGGTGCGTGGCAAGACTGGCCGTGTGTTCGGTGCACTGATGGGCCTGCTGACCCTGATGAAAGGCCAGCCACTGGCCTACAACAAGGACAACCAGGAAGACAAGGAACCGCTGTTCGACGCCGCCGACACCCTGCGCGATTCGCTGCGTGCGTTCGCTGACATGATCCCGGCGATCAAGCCGAAACACGCAATCATGCGCGAAGCAGCACTGCGCGGTTTCTCTACTGCGACCGACCTGGCGGACTACCTGGTACGTCGCGGCCTGCCGTTCCGTGACTGTCACGAAATCGTTGGCCACGCGGTGAAGTACGGCGTCGACACTGGCAAGGATCTGGCCGAGATGAGCCTGGAAGAATTGCGTCAGTTCAGCGACCAGATCGAACAGGACGTGTTTGCCGTGCTGACCCTGGAAGGCTCGGTGAATGCCCGTGACCATATCGGCGGCACCGCGCCGGCGCAGGTCAAGGCAGCCGTGGTTCGTGGTCAGGCACTGATCGCCAGCCGCTAA
- a CDS encoding glutathione S-transferase, producing MLKLYGFSVSNYYNMVKLALLEKGLPFEEVTFYPTPTPESLAISPRGKVPVLGVDAGFINETAIILEYLEQTQKGTPLLPSDPFARAQVLAIAKEIELYIELPGRACYGEAFFGTTLPEAIKEKTKAELLLGFAALGRHGKFAPYVAGDSLSIADLYFLYSVPLACAVGKKLFDLDLLAEMPKAKALLERLEQNPHVQKIAADKEAAMPTFLAMIAAKK from the coding sequence ATGCTCAAACTCTACGGATTCTCTGTCAGCAACTACTACAACATGGTCAAACTGGCGCTGCTGGAAAAGGGCCTGCCGTTCGAAGAAGTCACGTTCTACCCGACGCCGACCCCGGAATCCCTGGCCATCAGCCCGCGTGGCAAGGTGCCGGTACTGGGCGTGGACGCGGGGTTCATCAACGAAACCGCGATCATCCTCGAATACCTCGAACAGACCCAGAAAGGCACACCGCTGCTGCCGAGCGATCCGTTTGCGCGTGCGCAGGTGCTGGCGATTGCCAAGGAAATCGAGCTGTACATCGAACTGCCGGGCCGTGCCTGTTATGGCGAAGCGTTTTTCGGCACAACGCTGCCGGAGGCGATCAAGGAAAAGACCAAGGCCGAGCTGCTGCTGGGTTTTGCCGCACTGGGCCGTCACGGAAAATTCGCCCCGTATGTGGCGGGCGACAGTCTGAGTATTGCTGACTTGTACTTCCTCTACAGCGTGCCGTTGGCGTGCGCGGTCGGGAAGAAGTTGTTCGATCTGGATTTGCTGGCAGAGATGCCGAAGGCGAAAGCGCTGCTGGAGCGGCTTGAGCAGAATCCGCATGTGCAGAAAATCGCTGCGGATAAAGAGGCGGCGATGCCGACGTTTTTGGCGATGATCGCTGCCAAGAAGTGA
- a CDS encoding TIGR02647 family protein — MSLTPELVAELEVLALFNLDSSQEGLKIHQTAAPKHIAAAQRLFEKELTDQPDGGYLTSLGRDAAQNVQTVLTILREQETA, encoded by the coding sequence ATGTCGCTTACCCCTGAGCTGGTTGCCGAACTGGAAGTCCTCGCACTCTTCAACCTGGACAGTTCCCAGGAAGGTTTGAAAATTCATCAGACCGCTGCCCCGAAGCACATCGCTGCTGCCCAACGCCTCTTTGAAAAAGAACTCACCGACCAGCCCGATGGCGGTTATCTGACCAGCCTGGGCCGTGACGCCGCGCAAAATGTGCAAACCGTGCTGACCATTCTGAGAGAGCAAGAAACCGCCTGA
- a CDS encoding class I adenylate cyclase, whose protein sequence is MTRTHEIRPDLDEGIDRKVLSQLRARFLKLNEGRLGRAMEGLSTRQQGVLTLLPLFFHVNHPLLPGYVSGSTPAGLSNYEPDASALAEAQRLTRSFSYKPRHGSNPPRPIHGLFLMGSLGTLAQADQSDMDVWVCHAPDLTESELAELSKKCQLLETWAASQGAEAHFFLIDPVRFVKGERDTQLSSENCGTTQHYLLLDEFYRTAIWLAGRTPIWWLVPVYEENAYDLYTHTLLSKRFIRADETLDLGHLATIPPGEFIGAGLWQLFKGIESPYKSVLKLLLTEVYASEHPKVQCLSLRFKKAVFANQLDLDELDPYMVVYRRIEEYLIARNEPERLELVRRALYLKVNRKLTGSSRSQGWQRSLLERLANEWHWDQRQLALLDSRSQWKVRQVSAERRALVSELNYSYRFLTQFARTEQTVSLINKRDLNVLGRRLYAAFERKADKVEFINPGIAPDLAEDTLTLVQSRNKKEPGQTQWGLYNGSLTALEWEHFAPIKRSRELLELLTWCHRNGVIDSSTRLALHPGTSDLSEFELFNLLGSLQQCIALPLPTVAEEPLLRAAVPSEVLMLVNVGVDPLKHHRDLNILMTTERTDSLSYAGVRENLVLTLDQVTLNSWNEVLVNRFDGPHALLDCLRDYLNNLPRGPLQPSLKVRCFCHNRAQFIARRVEEIVDTAQNLLLSELNHRYLIQVQQHYHVLELVPGQVNHVALATLPALLDYLGEEQPRYSPLQLDPMALEDHDLALILPMGQPESIQVFYRITEQQAELYVLDEFNALWQQHLPYHDEQSLLVPMQRFLQSIQYRREASLPMDAAPSASLETLYYQLLPSGPGRARRVEARPAPQTPVNKPFYDVQAIVGKAAPGEVQVTLYCNQREFSELEHGDQLFSLVAREIVEQRRETERYRCYITDLDLSGLLGDGQSSSNLYLRYKADLERALNEALEQV, encoded by the coding sequence ATGACGCGCACCCATGAAATCCGCCCCGATCTGGACGAGGGAATCGACCGCAAGGTCCTCAGCCAGTTGCGCGCACGTTTTCTCAAACTCAACGAAGGTCGCCTGGGCCGTGCAATGGAGGGGCTGTCGACACGCCAGCAAGGCGTTTTGACGCTGCTGCCGCTGTTCTTCCACGTCAATCATCCGCTGCTGCCAGGCTATGTCTCGGGCAGCACGCCGGCCGGCCTGTCGAATTACGAGCCGGATGCCAGCGCCCTCGCTGAAGCCCAGCGCCTGACCCGTTCCTTTTCCTACAAGCCGCGCCACGGCAGCAATCCGCCGCGACCGATTCACGGGCTGTTCCTGATGGGCAGCCTCGGCACCCTGGCCCAGGCCGATCAGAGCGACATGGACGTGTGGGTCTGTCATGCGCCGGACCTGACTGAAAGCGAGCTGGCCGAGCTGAGCAAGAAATGCCAGCTACTGGAAACCTGGGCCGCAAGTCAGGGCGCCGAGGCGCATTTCTTTCTGATCGACCCGGTGCGCTTCGTCAAAGGCGAACGCGACACCCAACTCAGCTCGGAAAACTGCGGTACCACTCAGCACTATCTACTGCTGGACGAGTTCTACCGCACCGCAATCTGGCTGGCCGGGCGCACACCGATCTGGTGGCTGGTGCCGGTCTACGAAGAAAACGCCTACGACCTTTACACCCACACGCTGCTGTCGAAGCGCTTCATCCGCGCCGACGAAACCCTGGATCTCGGCCATCTGGCGACGATTCCGCCGGGAGAGTTCATCGGTGCCGGACTGTGGCAGCTGTTCAAGGGCATCGAGTCGCCGTACAAGTCAGTGCTCAAACTGCTGCTGACCGAGGTTTACGCCAGTGAACATCCAAAGGTGCAATGCCTGAGCCTGCGCTTCAAAAAAGCCGTGTTTGCCAATCAGCTCGATCTCGATGAACTCGACCCGTACATGGTCGTGTACCGGCGCATCGAGGAATACCTCATCGCGCGCAACGAGCCGGAACGTCTGGAGCTGGTGCGCCGCGCGCTGTACCTGAAGGTCAATCGCAAGCTCACCGGCAGCAGTCGCAGCCAGGGTTGGCAACGTTCGCTGCTGGAACGGTTGGCCAACGAATGGCATTGGGATCAGCGACAACTGGCGCTGCTCGACAGTCGCAGCCAGTGGAAAGTCCGTCAGGTCAGCGCCGAACGTCGTGCGCTGGTGAGCGAGCTCAATTACAGCTATCGCTTCCTGACCCAGTTCGCCCGCACCGAACAAACCGTCAGTCTGATCAACAAGCGCGATCTCAATGTGCTCGGTCGCAGGCTTTATGCCGCGTTCGAGCGCAAGGCCGACAAGGTCGAGTTCATCAACCCAGGCATCGCCCCCGATCTGGCTGAAGACACCCTGACCCTGGTGCAGTCGCGCAACAAGAAGGAACCCGGGCAAACCCAGTGGGGCTTGTACAACGGCAGCCTCACGGCGCTGGAATGGGAACACTTTGCGCCGATCAAGCGCAGCCGCGAATTGCTCGAACTGCTGACCTGGTGCCATCGCAACGGCGTGATCGACAGCAGCACCCGCTTGGCCCTGCACCCCGGCACCAGCGACCTGAGCGAGTTCGAACTGTTCAATCTGCTCGGTAGCCTGCAACAGTGCATCGCCCTGCCCTTGCCCACCGTGGCTGAAGAACCGCTGTTGCGCGCAGCCGTGCCGAGCGAAGTGCTGATGCTGGTCAACGTCGGCGTCGATCCGCTCAAGCATCACCGCGACCTCAATATTCTGATGACCACCGAGCGCACCGATTCGCTGAGTTACGCCGGAGTGCGCGAAAACCTCGTGCTGACCCTCGATCAGGTCACGCTCAACAGCTGGAACGAAGTGCTGGTCAACCGCTTCGACGGTCCCCACGCCCTGCTCGACTGCCTGCGTGACTACCTCAACAATCTGCCGCGCGGGCCGTTGCAACCGTCGTTGAAGGTGCGCTGCTTCTGCCATAACCGTGCGCAGTTCATCGCCCGTCGCGTGGAAGAAATTGTCGATACCGCGCAGAACCTGCTGCTCAGCGAATTGAATCATCGCTACCTGATTCAGGTGCAGCAGCACTACCACGTTCTGGAACTGGTGCCGGGGCAAGTCAACCACGTCGCCCTCGCGACACTGCCGGCATTGCTCGATTACCTCGGCGAAGAACAGCCGCGCTACAGCCCACTGCAACTGGACCCGATGGCGCTGGAGGATCACGACCTCGCGCTGATCCTGCCAATGGGCCAGCCGGAAAGCATTCAGGTGTTCTACAGGATCACCGAACAGCAAGCCGAGCTGTACGTGCTGGATGAATTCAACGCGCTGTGGCAGCAGCATTTGCCGTATCACGATGAGCAAAGTCTGCTGGTGCCCATGCAGCGTTTCCTGCAATCGATCCAGTATCGACGCGAAGCGTCGCTGCCGATGGACGCCGCGCCTTCGGCAAGCCTTGAGACTTTGTATTACCAGTTATTACCTTCGGGGCCGGGACGGGCGCGACGGGTCGAAGCGCGGCCGGCGCCGCAGACGCCAGTGAACAAACCGTTCTACGACGTGCAGGCGATCGTCGGCAAAGCCGCACCGGGGGAAGTGCAGGTCACTCTGTATTGCAATCAACGGGAATTCAGCGAGCTGGAACATGGCGACCAGCTGTTCAGCTTAGTCGCCCGGGAGATCGTCGAGCAGCGCCGCGAGACCGAGCGCTATCGCTGCTACATCACCGATCTGGACCTTTCGGGCCTGCTCGGTGACGGGCAAAGTTCAAGCAATCTGTATCTGCGCTACAAGGCCGACCTGGAGCGCGCCCTGAACGAGGCGCTCGAACAGGTCTGA
- the rnk gene encoding nucleoside diphosphate kinase regulator — MTAPSITLTRLDVQRLERLIDSLDDSLPGVIALQTELDRADTVVGHDEVPADVVTMNSRVHCREEGSGKDYHLTLVYPKDANADEGKISILAPVGSALLGLKVGQHIDWPAPGGKTLKLTLLEVESQPANGGDFRE; from the coding sequence ATGACCGCACCTTCCATCACCCTTACCCGTCTGGACGTACAACGTCTGGAGCGCCTGATCGACAGCCTGGATGACTCGCTGCCGGGCGTGATTGCGCTGCAAACCGAACTGGACCGCGCCGATACAGTGGTCGGTCACGATGAAGTCCCCGCCGATGTCGTGACGATGAATTCCCGCGTGCATTGCCGCGAAGAAGGCAGTGGCAAGGATTACCACCTGACGCTGGTCTATCCCAAGGATGCCAACGCCGATGAAGGCAAGATCTCCATTCTGGCGCCGGTCGGCAGCGCGCTGCTGGGCCTGAAGGTCGGTCAACACATCGACTGGCCGGCTCCCGGTGGCAAGACCCTGAAGCTGACCTTGCTGGAAGTCGAATCGCAACCGGCCAACGGTGGTGATTTTCGCGAGTGA
- a CDS encoding DUF1289 domain-containing protein, protein MTDTAPVRPPKPLYSNVSPAVPSPCSGVCRLDEQKVCLGCFRHVEDIREWRSADDERRRIICQQAAARKSLT, encoded by the coding sequence GTGACTGACACCGCTCCTGTTCGTCCGCCCAAGCCGCTTTACAGCAACGTCAGCCCGGCGGTGCCTTCGCCGTGCAGCGGCGTGTGCCGACTGGATGAACAGAAGGTTTGCCTCGGTTGTTTCCGGCATGTTGAGGACATTCGCGAATGGCGCTCGGCAGACGACGAGCGGCGGCGGATCATCTGTCAGCAGGCTGCCGCACGAAAATCCCTGACTTGA
- the cyaY gene encoding iron donor protein CyaY, whose translation MSLSEARFHDLVDETQEKLEDIFDESDLDIDMENSAGVLTVKFENGSQLIFSRQEPLRQLWLAAVSGGFHFDYDEESERWMCDKSEEQLGEMLERIVKQQAGADFDFEGL comes from the coding sequence ATGAGTTTGTCCGAAGCCCGTTTCCACGATCTGGTCGATGAAACCCAGGAAAAACTGGAAGACATCTTTGACGAAAGCGACCTGGATATCGACATGGAGAACTCGGCCGGTGTGCTCACCGTCAAGTTCGAAAACGGCTCGCAGCTGATCTTCAGCCGTCAGGAGCCACTGCGTCAGCTGTGGCTGGCGGCGGTGTCCGGTGGTTTCCACTTCGACTACGACGAAGAGAGCGAACGCTGGATGTGCGACAAGAGCGAAGAGCAGCTAGGCGAAATGCTTGAGCGCATCGTCAAGCAGCAGGCCGGCGCTGATTTCGATTTCGAAGGTCTGTGA
- a CDS encoding lipoprotein yields MKRLISSLAALVAVACLVSACGQKGPLYLPDDDQDPAEQAQSSQKQPASKAHKHDVY; encoded by the coding sequence ATGAAGCGCCTGATCTCTTCCCTTGCTGCGCTCGTCGCGGTTGCCTGCCTCGTTTCGGCCTGCGGTCAAAAAGGCCCGCTGTACCTGCCCGATGACGATCAGGACCCGGCCGAGCAAGCCCAGTCTTCGCAAAAGCAGCCTGCCTCCAAGGCACACAAGCACGACGTTTACTAA
- the lysA gene encoding diaminopimelate decarboxylase, with amino-acid sequence MDAFNYRGGELFAEGVALSAIADRFGTPTYVYSRAHIEAQYLAYADALAGMPHLVCYAVKANSNLGVLNVLARLGAGFDIVSRGELERVLAAGGSPDKIVFSGVGKTRDDMRRALEVGVHCFNVESTDELERLQVVAAELGVRAPVSLRVNPDVDAGTHPYISTGLKENKFGIAIADAEDVYVRAAHLPNLEVVGVDCHIGSQLTTLPPFLDALDRLLDLVDRLGDCGIHLRHIDLGGGLGVRYRDEEPPLAADYIKAVRERLHGRDLALVFEPGRFIVANAGVLLTQVEYLKHTEHKDFAIVDAAMNDLIRPALYQAWMDVTAVKPRDTAARQYDVVGPICETGDFLAKDRELALEEGDLLAVHSAGAYGFVMSSNYNTRGRAAEVLVDGDQVFEVRRRETVAELFAGESLLPE; translated from the coding sequence ATGGACGCTTTTAACTACCGTGGCGGGGAGCTGTTCGCGGAAGGTGTGGCGCTGTCCGCCATCGCCGACCGTTTCGGCACGCCCACCTATGTTTACTCGCGCGCGCACATCGAAGCCCAGTATCTGGCCTACGCCGATGCGCTGGCCGGCATGCCGCATCTGGTGTGCTATGCGGTCAAAGCCAACTCCAACCTCGGTGTACTGAATGTCCTGGCCCGTCTCGGCGCCGGTTTCGACATCGTTTCCCGTGGCGAGCTGGAGCGCGTACTCGCCGCTGGCGGCAGCCCTGACAAGATCGTGTTTTCCGGTGTCGGCAAGACCCGAGACGACATGCGTCGTGCGCTGGAAGTCGGCGTGCATTGCTTCAACGTCGAATCCACCGACGAGCTCGAACGCCTGCAAGTCGTCGCCGCCGAGCTGGGCGTTCGCGCACCGGTTTCGCTGCGTGTGAACCCGGATGTCGATGCTGGCACCCACCCGTACATTTCCACCGGTCTCAAAGAGAACAAGTTCGGCATCGCCATTGCCGACGCCGAAGACGTGTACGTGCGCGCCGCGCATCTGCCGAACCTGGAAGTGGTCGGTGTCGACTGCCACATCGGTTCGCAACTGACCACCCTGCCGCCGTTCCTCGATGCCCTTGATCGCTTGCTCGATCTGGTCGACCGTCTCGGCGATTGCGGCATTCATCTGCGCCACATCGATCTCGGTGGCGGCCTGGGTGTGCGTTATCGCGATGAAGAGCCGCCATTGGCTGCCGACTACATCAAAGCCGTGCGTGAGCGTCTGCACGGTCGTGATCTGGCGCTGGTGTTCGAGCCGGGCCGTTTCATCGTCGCCAATGCCGGCGTACTGCTGACGCAGGTCGAGTACCTCAAGCACACCGAGCACAAAGACTTCGCCATCGTCGACGCGGCGATGAACGACCTGATCCGCCCGGCGCTGTACCAGGCCTGGATGGACGTCACCGCGGTCAAGCCGCGCGACACCGCCGCACGCCAGTACGACGTGGTCGGCCCGATCTGCGAGACCGGCGATTTCCTCGCCAAGGATCGCGAGCTGGCACTGGAAGAAGGCGACTTGCTGGCGGTGCATTCGGCCGGAGCCTACGGCTTCGTGATGAGTTCCAACTACAACACCCGTGGCCGTGCCGCTGAAGTGTTGGTAGACGGTGATCAGGTATTTGAAGTGCGCCGCCGCGAAACCGTGGCCGAGCTGTTTGCCGGCGAAAGCCTGCTGCCGGAGTAA